The genomic segment CCGAGGACCGGGAGGCACGCCCGTACGGTGCCGCCGACTTCGACGGCGACGGCCGGGACGAACTCGTCCTGAACTGGGCGGCCCACAGCCTCTTCGGCTTCTACGGTGAGGACCCCACGCACTGGTGGATCACCCGGGGGACCGGACCCGGGAACATGACGGCCTTCACGACCACACCGTTCCTGGACGGCGACACTGCCGGTGCCGGCGACGGCGGTTGAGGAAACCGGGCCGGGGCCGGGGCCGGACCGGGACGGGGGCGGGGCGGGCCTCGTACGGCGCCCGCACGGGCCCGGAACCCCGGCCCGGAACCCGCCCGGTCCCGCCGTCAGTCCACCTCCGCGACCGCCTCCGCGAACTGCGCCGCGTACAGCCGTGCGTAGGCGCCGCCCGCGGCCAGCAGGCTCTCGTGTGTGCCCTGTTCGACGATCGCGCCGGACTCCATGACGAGGATGACGTCGGCGTCGCGGATCGTGGACAGCCGGTGCGCGATGACGAAGCTCGTGCGCCCCGCGCTGAGCCCGGCCATGGCGTGCTGGATCAGCACCTCCGTGCGGGTGTCGACGGAACTCGTCGCCTCGTCCAGCACCAGGATCACCGGGTCGGAGAGGAACGCCCGTGCGATGGTGAGGAGTTGCTTCTCGCCCGCGCTGACGCCGGTGCCGTCGTCGTCGATCACGGTGTCGTAGCCCTCGGGCAGGGTGCGGACGAAGCGGTCCGCGTGCGCGGCCCGCGCCGCCTCCTCGACCCGCTCCCGGCTCACCGCCCCCGGGTCCGCCGCCCCGTACGCGATGTTCTCCGCGATGGTGCCGCCGAACAGCCAGGTGTCCTGGAGGACCATGCCGATCCGGGAGCGAAGCTCCTCGCGCGGCAGCGCGGCGATGTCCGTGCCGTCCAGGGTGATCCGCCCGCCCGTCACCTCGTAGAACCGCATCAGCAGATTGACGAGGGTGGTCTTGCCGGCGCCGGTCGGGCCGACGATCGCGACGGTCTGCCCGGGCTCGACGGTCACCGACAGGTCCTCGATGAGCGGCTTCTCCGGCCGGTAGCGGAACGCGACGTGCTCCAGGGCGACCCGGCCGCCGCGCGCCGCGGACCGCCCGGGCCCCGCCGGGGACGGGAGCGGGGCCGGCGACGGCCCGTCCGGCTCCTGCTCCTCCTCGTCCAGCAGCCCGAAGACGCGTTCGGCCGAGGCGACCCCCGACTGCAGCAGGTTGGCCATGCTCGCCACCTGCGTCAGCGGCTGGCTGAACTGCCGCGAGTACTGGATGAACGCCTGCACGTCCCCGATGGACAGCGCGCCCGAGGCCACCCGCAGCCCGCCGGCCACCGCCACCAGCACATAGCTGAGATTGCCGATGAACATCATCGCCGGCTGCATGATCCCGCTGATGAACTGGGCCCGGAAACCGGAGCGGTACAGCGCCTCGTTCTGCTCGCGGAACGCCTCCGCCGACTCCCGCTGCCGCCCGAAGACCTTCACCAGGGCGTGCCCGGTGTACATCTCCTCGATGTGCGCGTTGAGCTGCCCGGTGGTCTTCCACTGCGCCACGAACTGCGGCTGCGCCCGCTTGCCCACGGCCGCCGCGACCGCCACCGACACCGGCACGGTGACCAGCGCGACCAGGGCCAGCAGCGGCGACACCCAGAACATCATCGCCAGCACCCCGACCACCGTCAGCAGCGCGTTGAGCAGCTGGCTCATCGTCTGCTGGAGTGTCTGCGCGATGTTGTCGATGTCGTTGGTGGCCCGGCTGAGCACCTCGCCGCGCGGCTGCCGGTCGAAGTACGCCAGCGGCAGCCGGGACAGCTTGGCCTGCACGTCCTCCCGCATCCGGAAGACGGTGCGGTTGATGGCGAGGGCGGCCAGCCTGCCCTGGACGAGCATGAAGAGGCCGGCGGCCGCGTAGACGGCCAGCGCGGTCAGCAGGACGGCGCCCACCGCGTCGAAGTCGATGCCCTGCCCGGGGGTGAAGTCCATCGCGGAGAGCATGTCGGCGATGTTGCCGTCGCCCGCGCGGCGCGCGTTCTCCACCACCTCCTCCTGGGTGGCGCCCTCCGGCGTCCGCCGGCCGATCACTCCGGCGAACACCAGGTCGGTGGCGCGGCCCAGGATGAGCGGCCCGGCCACGGAGAGCGCGATGCCGGCCGCGCTCATCGCCAGCATGGCCCAGAGCACCGCTCGTTCGGGGCGCAGCCGGCGCAGCAGCCGCCGTCCGGAGCCCTTGAAGTCCATGGACCGTTCGACGGGGCCGCCCATCATCCGCCCGGCCGGGCCGGGCAGGGGCGCCGGGGGACGGCGGGCGGCCGGGGTCTGCTGCGCGGTCACGCCGCGGCCTCCTCTTCGGTGAGCTGGGAGAGCACGATCTCCCGGTAGGTGGCGTTGCCCGCCATCAGTTCGCGGTGGGTGCCGGTGCCGACGACGCGGCCCTCGTCGAGGACGACGATGCGGTCGGCCTCGCGGATGGTGCTCACCCGCTGCGCGACGATCAGCACCGTCGCCTCGGCCGTCTCGCGCGCCAGAGCGGCCCGCAGCGCGGCGTCGGTGGCGTAGTCGAGGGCGGAGAAGGAGTCGTCGAAGAGGTAGATCTCCGGGCGCCGCACCAGGGCGCGGGCGATGGCCAGCCGCTGCCGCTGCCCGCCGGAGACGTTGGAGCCGCCCTGCGCGATCGGCGCCTCCAGACCCGAGCCGGTTCCCCCCTCGGCCGCCTCGGTGCCCAGCCGTTCGACGAACTCCCGCGCCTGGGCGACCTCCAGGGCGTGCCACAGCTCCTCGTCGGTCGCCTCGGGATTGCCGTAGCGGAGATTGGAGGCCACCGTGCCGGAGAAGAGGTACGGCTTCTGCGGCACCAGCCCGACCGTCTCGGCCAGCAGCACGGGGTCCAGCCGCTTCACGTCCACGCCGTCGACCAGGACCTCGCCCTCGGTGGCGTCGATCAGCCGGGGTATGAGGTGCAGCAGCGTGCTCTTGCCGCTGCCGGTGGAGCCGATCACGGCCGTGGTCTCCCCGGGCCGGGCGGTCAGGGTGACGTCCCGCAGCACCGCGTCCTCGGCGCCGGGGTAGCTGAAGCCCGCGCCGCGCAGCTCCAGCGTTCCGTGCCGGCGCAGGGCGCGCACCGGATCGGCGGGCGGGACGACGCCCGGCTCGGTGGTCAGCACCTCCTGGATCCGCTCGGCGCAGACCTCGGCGCGCGGCACCATCATGAACATGAAGGTGGCCATCATCACCGACATCAGGATCTGCATCAGATAGGAGAGGAAGGCGGTGAGCGCGCCGATCTGCATGCCGCCGCTGTCGATCCGGTGGGCGCCGAACCAGAGCACGGCCACCCCGGCGACGTTCACCACCGTCATCACCAGCGGGAACATGAAGGCGAGCAGCCGGCCGGTGCTCAGCGAGACGTCGGTCAGCTCGGCGTTGGCCCGTTCGAAGCGCAGCCGCTCGTAGTCGTCCTTGACGAAGGCGCGGATGACGCGGATGCCGGTGATCTGCTCCCGCAGCACCCGGTTGACGGTGTCCAGCCGCTCCTGCACCAGGCGGAACAGCGGGCGCAGCAGCCGCACGACCACGGCCACCGCGATGCCCAGCACCGGCACCACGGCCACCAGCAGGCCGGACAGCGGCACGTCCTGGCCGAGGGCCATCACGATGCCCCCGACGCCCATGATGGGCGCGGCGACCATCAGCGTGAACGACATCAGCACCAGCATCTGCACCTGCTGGACGTCGTTGGTGGTCCGGGTGATCAGCGAGGGCGCTCCGAAGTGGCCGACCTCGCGCGCGGAGAAGCTCTGCACCCGGTCGAACACGGCGGCCCGGACGTCCCGGCCGACGGCCATGGCGGTCCGGGCGGCGAAGTACACCGCGCCGATGGTGCACACGGCCTGGACCAGGGTGACCGCGACCATGACGCCGCCGGTGCGCAGGATGTGCCCGGTGTCGCCCATCACCACGCCGTTGTCGATGATGTCCGCGTTGAGCGCGGGCAGATAGAGGGCCGCGAGCGTCTGCGTGAACTGGAGCAGGACGATCAGCAGCACGGGTCGCCGGTACGGGGCGAGGCGGGAGCGCATCAGTCGGAACAGCACGGGGATCTCTCATCGGAGCGGGGCGGTGGGGCCGAGGCAGTGGGGCGAGGCGGTAACGCGGCGCGGGGGACCGGACGGGCGGACGGCAGCGCCTGCGGCGGGGACGGGGCCGGGCCCCGGG from the Streptomyces xinghaiensis S187 genome contains:
- a CDS encoding ABC transporter ATP-binding protein, with product MLFRLMRSRLAPYRRPVLLIVLLQFTQTLAALYLPALNADIIDNGVVMGDTGHILRTGGVMVAVTLVQAVCTIGAVYFAARTAMAVGRDVRAAVFDRVQSFSAREVGHFGAPSLITRTTNDVQQVQMLVLMSFTLMVAAPIMGVGGIVMALGQDVPLSGLLVAVVPVLGIAVAVVVRLLRPLFRLVQERLDTVNRVLREQITGIRVIRAFVKDDYERLRFERANAELTDVSLSTGRLLAFMFPLVMTVVNVAGVAVLWFGAHRIDSGGMQIGALTAFLSYLMQILMSVMMATFMFMMVPRAEVCAERIQEVLTTEPGVVPPADPVRALRRHGTLELRGAGFSYPGAEDAVLRDVTLTARPGETTAVIGSTGSGKSTLLHLIPRLIDATEGEVLVDGVDVKRLDPVLLAETVGLVPQKPYLFSGTVASNLRYGNPEATDEELWHALEVAQAREFVERLGTEAAEGGTGSGLEAPIAQGGSNVSGGQRQRLAIARALVRRPEIYLFDDSFSALDYATDAALRAALARETAEATVLIVAQRVSTIREADRIVVLDEGRVVGTGTHRELMAGNATYREIVLSQLTEEEAAA
- a CDS encoding ABC transporter ATP-binding protein, whose amino-acid sequence is MPGPAGRMMGGPVERSMDFKGSGRRLLRRLRPERAVLWAMLAMSAAGIALSVAGPLILGRATDLVFAGVIGRRTPEGATQEEVVENARRAGDGNIADMLSAMDFTPGQGIDFDAVGAVLLTALAVYAAAGLFMLVQGRLAALAINRTVFRMREDVQAKLSRLPLAYFDRQPRGEVLSRATNDIDNIAQTLQQTMSQLLNALLTVVGVLAMMFWVSPLLALVALVTVPVSVAVAAAVGKRAQPQFVAQWKTTGQLNAHIEEMYTGHALVKVFGRQRESAEAFREQNEALYRSGFRAQFISGIMQPAMMFIGNLSYVLVAVAGGLRVASGALSIGDVQAFIQYSRQFSQPLTQVASMANLLQSGVASAERVFGLLDEEEQEPDGPSPAPLPSPAGPGRSAARGGRVALEHVAFRYRPEKPLIEDLSVTVEPGQTVAIVGPTGAGKTTLVNLLMRFYEVTGGRITLDGTDIAALPREELRSRIGMVLQDTWLFGGTIAENIAYGAADPGAVSRERVEEAARAAHADRFVRTLPEGYDTVIDDDGTGVSAGEKQLLTIARAFLSDPVILVLDEATSSVDTRTEVLIQHAMAGLSAGRTSFVIAHRLSTIRDADVILVMESGAIVEQGTHESLLAAGGAYARLYAAQFAEAVAEVD